A DNA window from Ranitomeya imitator isolate aRanImi1 chromosome 2, aRanImi1.pri, whole genome shotgun sequence contains the following coding sequences:
- the LOC138664123 gene encoding uncharacterized protein, with protein MSSLTFSYNPEETSNIIALSKIPSDFLKIPPCETRGRDWERELRRCTNLELHGATLTEYLKAQRIPRGLRVSLRPTLFSNSPEFCTKFEHILNKCSFDLMLLTLEHLHKEISSTQEQIKNIESQLSSTISVDDFDALKKKIDTNISQHRRDIELKKRSKFQRDLEDYESNRVYQWQDKSSTRKPFRQDGHHSSVDYTTSDSDPERSARHPYPARFLGRQRRQGKRRGLDGGSTGPRNMDFARVTRSQNRPL; from the exons ATGTCATCCCTAACTTTCTCCTATAACCCCGAGGAGACATCGAACATCATTGCCTTGTCCAAAATCCCAAGTGATTTTCTTAAAATCCCCCCTTGTGAAACACGGGGTAGGGACTGGGAGCGTGAACTCCGACGCTGCACTAATTTAGAACTGCACGGggccactctgaccgaataccttaAAGCACAGAGAATTCCCCGGGGCCTGCGGGTTTCACTTCGTCCCACTTTATTCAGCAATTCCCCAGAGTTTTGCACTAAGTTCGAACATATCTTGAATAAATGCTCTTTTGATCTCATGCTTTTAACGCTAGAGCACCTGCACAAAGAAATCTCCTCCACGCAGGAACAGATTAAGAACATTGAAAGCCAACTGTCTTCAACTATATCCGTGGACGACTTTGACGCTCTTAAAAAGAAGATTGATACCAACATCAGCCAGCATCGCCGCGACATCGAACTCAAAAAAAGGTCCAAATTCCAGAGGGATCTCGAGGATTACGAGTCCAACCGGGTCTACCAATGGCAGGACAAGTCCTCAACCAGAAAGCCCTTCAGACAGGATGGTCATCACTCATCAGTGGACTACACAACTTCCGACTCGGACCCAGAGAGATCCGCCAGACATCCATACCCAGCTCGTTTTTTAGGCCGACAGAGAAGACAAGGGAAAAGAAGAGGACTAGACGGGGGCTCAACAGGTCCCAGAAACATGGACTTCGCCCGGGTCACCAGATCTCAG AATCGGCCGCTTTGA